The following coding sequences are from one Arachis hypogaea cultivar Tifrunner chromosome 7, arahy.Tifrunner.gnm2.J5K5, whole genome shotgun sequence window:
- the LOC112703677 gene encoding uncharacterized protein, with protein sequence MGCCGQTKRKMLPRETIHKARVLLQKTLRSFKSLVSGGYQKLPRSLSLNPFLRRSGNARTYYSSDQFYNEFYDILQSDLNRIRIRNDDMIMIRSREPPPASASASASVVEDAAKVEEGTSKKQSPLKKNKGETTTTTTTTATLPLKNKKVNSNNNNDALAKKMKELEMMDSGDVEHVLDIEEALHYYSRLTSPVYLDIVDKFFIDMQNEFNVPLPQLPHSSSVRIKRSKSKGRFGSLSGCR encoded by the exons ATGGGATGCTGTGGACAAACAAAAAG AAAAATGCTGCCAAGAGAAACCATTCACAAGGCCAGGGTTCTGCTTCAAAAAACACTCCGAAGCTTCAAGTCTTTAGTCTCTGGAGGGTATCAAAAACTTCCCAGATCACTTTCCTTGAATCCCTTCCTCCGTCGCAGTGGCAATGCAAGAACTTATTACTCCAGCGACCAGTTCTACAATGAGTTCTATGATATTCTGCAGTCTGATCTCAACAGAATACGGATCAGGAACGATGACATGATCATGATCCGTTCAAGAGAACCACCACCCGCGTCAGCATCAGCATCAGCATCAGTAGTAGAAGATGCTGCAAAAGTTGAAGAAGGAACAAGCAAGAAGCAAAGTCCATTGAAGAAGAACAAAGGAgagactactactactactactactactgctaCTCTACCATTGAAGAATAAGAAGGTGAATAGTAATAACAATAATGATGCTTTGGCAAAGAAGATGAAGGAATTGGAGATGATGGATTCGGGTGATGTTGAACACGTGCTGGACATAGAAGAAGCTCTGCATTACTATTCTCGACTCACGAGTCCTGTTTATTTGGACATTGTTGACAAGTTCTTCATAGACATGCAAAATGAGTTTAATGTTCCACTTCCACAACTTCCACACTCATCTTCTGTCAGAATCAAACGCTCAAAATCCAAGGGAAGATTTGGCTCCCTATCTGGCTGTAGATAG